One genomic window of Gemmatimonadota bacterium includes the following:
- a CDS encoding LytR C-terminal domain-containing protein: MPPRAWWIGGGALVVAVVVFALSRGGPAAPKGVDVDSALVGLPPLPRRVTVEVLNASGVDGLARVGMARLRRVGLDVVGTGNATAAQREAGVTMVLIRRGDSTGVGRVLAAYPKAMVRDEPSSTPLVDLTMVLGSDVVKRRKP; the protein is encoded by the coding sequence GTGCCGCCGCGCGCCTGGTGGATCGGCGGAGGCGCGCTTGTGGTGGCCGTCGTGGTCTTCGCGCTCAGCCGTGGTGGGCCCGCTGCCCCGAAGGGCGTCGACGTGGACAGCGCCTTGGTCGGGTTGCCCCCGCTCCCGCGGCGGGTCACGGTCGAGGTGCTGAATGCGAGCGGGGTCGACGGCCTGGCGCGGGTGGGGATGGCACGGCTGCGGCGTGTCGGGCTCGACGTGGTCGGCACGGGGAACGCCACTGCAGCGCAACGCGAGGCCGGTGTGACCATGGTGCTGATTCGGCGCGGCGACTCGACCGGGGTGGGTCGCGTGCTGGCGGCCTACCCGAAGGCGATGGTCCGCGACGAACCGTCGTCGACGCCGCTGGTCGATCTGACGATGGTGTTGGGGAGTGATGTCGTGAAACGGAGGAAACCATGA
- a CDS encoding aspartate 1-decarboxylase yields MRRRLMKSKVHRATITAADLHYEGSLTLDTELMAAANLVEYEEIQVVNVNNAQRFTTYVIPGPAGSGVVQLNGAAARLGMVGDLVILIAYGDVEDHELAAFIPAVVFVDGQNRRVEPAA; encoded by the coding sequence GTGCGCCGACGCTTGATGAAGTCCAAGGTTCACCGCGCCACCATCACGGCCGCCGACCTCCACTACGAGGGGTCGTTGACGCTGGACACGGAGTTGATGGCCGCGGCGAATCTGGTGGAATACGAAGAGATCCAGGTGGTGAACGTGAACAACGCCCAGCGGTTCACGACGTATGTGATCCCCGGGCCGGCCGGCAGCGGGGTGGTCCAGTTGAATGGTGCCGCGGCGCGCCTCGGCATGGTGGGTGACCTGGTGATCCTGATCGCGTATGGCGACGTCGAGGACCACGAGTTGGCCGCCTTCATTCCCGCCGTCGTATTCGTGGACGGACAGAATCGGCGGGTCGAGCCAGCCGCGTGA